AGCGCAAAAGACTTCAGTCTCATGATCTATTGCATTGGAGAAGATTGTGTTGAAACGATCTTTATCATCTTGTTGAAACAGAGACTCCAAGGTGGTCTTGAAGGGCATGGCCAATGATATGGGTTTCGACCAGTAGGTCTCTTGCACTACTTTTTTTGTATCAGTGCGGACGAAGAATGAGTGGTTCATGATTTGGCAGCCACCTTATCAGCCCAAAGGACCAACTCTGTTGCTAAGTCTGTATACACATCGATGGGCCATGTCTTATACATGCCCCCACTCGTTTTGAATGCTCTTCCCCCAACTGCAACGAGTAGGGAAGGGTATTTCTCTTTTAATGTCTTTACCGCTAGATAACAGGTTTGGAGGTGTTGGGGCATGGTGACCGAGAGTGCAACCAGATCGGGTTGATGCTCTGCCACTGCGCTTACTAAAGAAGGAATAGGGACCGCTGCCCCAAGGTAGACGCTTTCCCATCCATGATATTCAAAAAGGTCGGCTACCATTCTTCCTCCCATCTCATGAAGCTCGCTGCCAATGCAACAGGTAAGGATTTTCTTGTCTACTGGTCTCTGGTTGAAAATGTATGGATAGAAGCGAGCGAGAATCATCTGGGTGGTGGAGGTAGCGTAATGTTCCTTATCCACGGTTATCTTGTTCTGGTACCAGAGTTCCCCGACTTCCTGCATGCTGAGACGAATAACATCTTCATAGATCTCTTCCAGACTTAGTCCATCTTTTCTTGCATCTTCAATGATTTGGATTGCCTTCTGGGTTTCACTCCTGAGAAGTGCGTTAAGATAGGCTCGTCGAATGGGAAGATTTTGACCTTCGAGAAAGGCTTCAGATACCTGGTAGTTGTCCATTGCCAGTTCTGTTGCATCAATAGCTGCATCGAGGATTGTTTTTGCTGAAGCAATCATTGTCTCTTCTTCAAAGAGCTTATCACTGAAGGTCTTCAGTATCTCGTAGTGATGCACCATCTGGTCCTTGATACGATCACGGTCAATATCTTTCATCAGGTTGCAGAGCAACTCATAGAGCCAGACTGCATAGTTCGTGAAGAGTTTCTCATCTCCAATTTGCACTGCAGTTGAAAGGAAGTCGAAGTTGTAGAGTATGTCCTGGAACATGAGACGTTTCCGCCGATCATCCATCTCCTGTTCAAGTCTTGGGTCCTGCTCGAACTGTTGGTCAAAGATCTTTTGCGCGAGACTGATACGTCTTGGGTCTATGTCCGGTAGCAATAAACTCATGCAAGACCTCCATGCCAAAAAGTACGTGATGTACCAATAGCATAACAGGGTATGGGAGGTTTGTCATATAAACATGAATACTTTTGTATAGAGGTAAGAACAATACAATGGTGTTTCAATCGTGAATAGGGTATTGTATAATGTATACAATTAGCACAATCCCAGAATTCTCCCTCCTGCTAGAAAAAATACATCATTGAATGGAGTAAATCATGTTTACAATAGAATTTATTGCCCCATACAAACATCTAGTTTCAGCTGTCGAGGAGGCTTTTAGTGAGCACCCAAAGCGTAATGAAATAAAGCATGTCGTTAACTTCAAAGGTGTTCCTGAAATACGTCGTAGTAGACTGGTAGGGGATATTTTTATTGCAAGAGGCTTAACAGCTTCCTACTTACATCAGTTGTGGAAAGATGCCACAGTCATCGAAGTCCCGATGAGTGGGTACGATATTCTTCGGGCAATGAATGAAGGGGTTAAGAAATTTGATTCAAAACGGATTGCCCTGATAGCGACTACTAATGCGGTATATGGAGTTGCCAATTTTTCCACTTCCTTTCTTCCTCCTGTAATGACCTACGAAATAGGCCCCCTAGATGATGTGAAACCACAAATTGAACAAGCTATTGCTGATGGTGCTGATTTGATTATTGGGGGAAATTCAGTCTATCTTACGGCTAAATCTATGGGGATGCCTGCTCAACGGATTGAAGTCGGTAAGGAAAGCGTACGCCAAGCAATTGATGAAGCATGGCGTATTTGGCACTCAAATATTGAGGAACGTGTTCGTGTACAAAGATTGAATGCATTAGTTGCAAATGTGCATGAAGGAATCATTACAGTCGACCAAAATAAGCGAATTACTGTCTGCAATCAATTCGCTGAACAAATGCTACACTGTAGCGATGATGTGATCAATCGAAAACTTTCAGAGGTTGTGCCCCAACTCGAAGACCCGGACATTATTGATCTTAAGCAACCTGGTATAGGAGAATTTGTCGAAATCAATGGGATTCAAATTGTTGTTAATAAGATCCCAGTATTAGTAGAAGGCAAATTTCAGGCAGGAATCATTACATTACAAGAAGTTTCTCAGATACAGAAAATTGAAACACGAATCCGCCGTGAAGCCCATAGGAAAGGGTTGGTAGCTACATATGATTTCTCCCAGATGATCGGTGAAAGTCGGATTCTACTAGCCACCAAAAAATTGGCATTAGGCTATGCGAAAGTACAATCGAACGTATTGCTGGTTGGAGAAACTGGCACTGGCAAAGAGCTTTTTGCCCAAAGTATTCACCGAGCAAGTGAGCGTTGTAATAGGCCTTTTGTTGCCGTCAATTGTGCCGCTTTACCGGAGTCACTATTGGAAAGCGAATTATTTGGCTATGTTGGAGGCTCCTTTACTGGAGCTTCCAAGACAGGAAAAATGGGGTTGTTTGAGCTAGCACACACAGGAACAATTTTTTTAGATGAGATATCTGAGATGAGTCTGCATCTACAAGGTCGATTACTCAGGGTCATTGAGGAACGGGAAATTATGCGTATAGGGCATGATACAGTCATTCCTGTTGATATTAGGATTATTGCTGCAACTAATAGGTCGTTAGAGGAATTGGTAGAAAAAAATCTATTTCGCAAAGATCTATTCTACCGATTGGATGTATTGAGGCTAAATATTCCCCCATTACGAAAGCGCAAAGACGATATTTTCTTGTTAACAAAGCATTTCCTTATCCAGTATGATGAACTGAATGGGCGTTCACATCATATGCTGGACCCTGAAGTAATCCCTATTCTAAAGCATCTTACATGGGATGGTAATATCCGACAGCTTCGGAATGTCTGTGAACGATTGTCGGTAGTGGTCTCCGGTACCGTTATTAAATCTAAAGATCTCCTCACCTGTCTTGGAAGAGTTGATGATTTGAAGAATTCTGGTGCGGAGTATAGGGAAGATGAAGAAAAACAGAAGATACTCGAAGTTTTGTCTGAATTGAAACAAAACAAAGCAGAAGCTGCACGTCACTTGGGAATTGATCGCTCCACATTGTATAGGAAACTAAAAAAATATGGACTCGCCTAAGTGTAGTGTGGTGTTGCATGTATGTTGCAATGCAACACATTACAGATTCGCAAAGGCATCAATAAGACAAAAATAGTAAATAATAACCCTCTATCAGCCAATTTTGTGACAAATTTGCTGAATCTTGGATGGTCTTGGCATGGTTACTGCAATACATGGTCAGTGGATGGTCAGAATATTACTGATCAATAAAAAAAAGGAGTACGTTATGAAGAAAATTTCTGTACTGTTGGTTTGTGTTCTTGCAATTGCAGGATCACTGTGGGCAAATGGCGCTGCTGAGGCGGCTGTGTATCCTGATAGACCCATCGAATTTGTTATTCCAGGAAGTGCTGGTGGTGGTAGTGATATCTTGGGCAGAACTATTACTGATATTATTCAGAAATACGATCTTGTCGATCAGACCATTACAGTTGTAAACAAGGGGGGTGGGGCAAGTGCTGTATCTCACGGGTATGTGAATGCGAAGTCTGATGTAAATTACTATTTGCTTACTTGTAACTCTGCGAACATGCTTTCGATGCATGTGAACCAGAGTATGTCTCCTAAGGGACCTTTTACCCCAATCGCCAATATGGCTCTGGACGATATCCTGTTGGTAGCACGTGCTGATGGAGAATTCCCTGATTGGAAGAGTGTTGAAGAGGTAATTAAAGGAAATCCTGGTTCACTAACTGTAGGGCTCGCAGATGACCTGGATGCAATGGCACTTGCTCTTCTTGAGGAAAATGCTAATGTAGATTTTAATACCACGGCTTACTTTTCTTCCAGTGGTGAAGTAGCAACTGCCCTGCTGGGTGGTCACCTCGACTTGGCAATCCTTAACCCTGTTGAGTGTATTGGTTTGGTTGAGGGAGGTCGTCTAATCGGGATTGGTTCGTTTGCACCAAACGATATGGAACCACCTTTTGAGGCCACTCCTACCTTCAAAGCTTTAGGATATCCCAAAGTTATCATGCAAATGTCCCGTTCAGTTATTGGCCCAGCTGGCATGAGCGAGGAAGCTCAACAGTATTGGAGTGATGTAATGGGAAAGGTAGCTGCAACTGATGAGTGGAAAACTGGGTACATCGATAGAAATGTTTTGCAGAATCAATATATGAATACTGAAGACTTTGCTCAGTTCTATTCAGAAACAGAAAAAATGCTTCTTGATTTTGCCAAGAAACTGGAAATTCTCTAAGAATCCAGATATTGCAATGGGGGAGTCTAACTCCCCCATTGATTAAATAAGGAGCAAATATATGGAGATCGTAATCAATCTCTTGATTTTCTTACTTGCTGGGTATTGGTTCCAACAAGGGATTGCAGTGTATAAGTTTTGGGGAAATAACCAGCCAGGCAGTGGTTTTATACCAGTACTATTTGCGCTGGTGCTCATGGGGATGTCTCTATTACTCCTTGTTCGAGCAATTTTGCACAGGAAGAAGGATGATACGAAAGAGCCCCAAGCAGTGAGTGACCAAGATTCTGCAAAAATACCTCTTTGGATACGTCCATTGATTCCTGCAGGATATGCAGTGGTATCGATTGGTGCTCTGGTTTTATTGGGGGTTATCCCGGCGATGTTCCTTACTTCATTCGTTTGGATGAAATGGGTCAGTAAAGTACCATTAGTAAAATCATTGACTATTTCAGCAATAGTAACAGTATTCGTGTATCTGATATTCGTCTTTTGGCTGAGAATCCCTTTCCCTCGCGGAATTTTTGGAATGTAATAAAAGGAGAAAGAAATGAGTAATTGGGAGTTATTACTACAAGGTTTTACTGTAGCTTTTTCCTTTTCAAATGCTACTGCGGCGTTTGTGGGGGCTTTGCTTGGCATCTTGGTGGGAGCCATGCCTGGTATTGGTGCTGCTGCAGGTATTTCATTGCTTCTGCCGATGACTTTTAAGATGGATCCAACAGCAGGAATTATTATGTTAGCTGGTATTTATTACGGCAACATGTATGGAGGGGCATATAGTGCAACCCTGCTCAATATTCCTGGTGATACACCTGCAGTAGTGACTGCAATGGACGGATATCCTCTTACATTAAAAGGTCAAGCAGGAAAGTCGCTTTCCACTGGAAATATTGCTTCCTTTATTGGTGGTACGATTGGGATTTTCTTTCTGACTATTTTTGGTCCTCTCTTAGCCGAAATTGGATTGAAATTCGGACCAGCTGAAGTTGCTGCTCTGATCTTCTTAGCTTTGACCTCAATTGGGTGGTTGTTGGGTGATGACCCTATAAAAGGGTTGGTAGCAGCGTGTATTGGAGTTCTCCTCTCGACAATCGGGATTGATGGTGCCTCAGGCATTGCCCGTTATAGTTTTGGAAATCTGAATTTGATTGGTGGAATTGCTTTTGTACCACTTGTGATTGGAATGTTTGGATTCAGTCAAGTGTTGGATATGATGGCTGATAGTAAGGATTTTTCGATTGGTGGAATGAAAAAACTATCAATCAGAGAGAGCATGATTACTTGGGCAGAATTCAAACAAATATTCTGGCCATCAGTTCGAAGTGCTATTTTAGGCAATTTTGTTGGGTTCTTACCTGGCGCTGGATCAACAACGGGCTCTTTCCTTGCATATATTCTAGAAAAGAAAATAGGTAAA
The sequence above is drawn from the uncultured Sphaerochaeta sp. genome and encodes:
- a CDS encoding cobalamin-dependent protein (Presence of a B(12) (cobalamin)-binding domain implies dependence on cobalamin itself, in one of its several forms, or in some unusual lineages, dependence on a cobalamin-like analog.); protein product: MSLLLPDIDPRRISLAQKIFDQQFEQDPRLEQEMDDRRKRLMFQDILYNFDFLSTAVQIGDEKLFTNYAVWLYELLCNLMKDIDRDRIKDQMVHHYEILKTFSDKLFEEETMIASAKTILDAAIDATELAMDNYQVSEAFLEGQNLPIRRAYLNALLRSETQKAIQIIEDARKDGLSLEEIYEDVIRLSMQEVGELWYQNKITVDKEHYATSTTQMILARFYPYIFNQRPVDKKILTCCIGSELHEMGGRMVADLFEYHGWESVYLGAAVPIPSLVSAVAEHQPDLVALSVTMPQHLQTCYLAVKTLKEKYPSLLVAVGGRAFKTSGGMYKTWPIDVYTDLATELVLWADKVAAKS
- a CDS encoding sigma 54-interacting transcriptional regulator translates to MFTIEFIAPYKHLVSAVEEAFSEHPKRNEIKHVVNFKGVPEIRRSRLVGDIFIARGLTASYLHQLWKDATVIEVPMSGYDILRAMNEGVKKFDSKRIALIATTNAVYGVANFSTSFLPPVMTYEIGPLDDVKPQIEQAIADGADLIIGGNSVYLTAKSMGMPAQRIEVGKESVRQAIDEAWRIWHSNIEERVRVQRLNALVANVHEGIITVDQNKRITVCNQFAEQMLHCSDDVINRKLSEVVPQLEDPDIIDLKQPGIGEFVEINGIQIVVNKIPVLVEGKFQAGIITLQEVSQIQKIETRIRREAHRKGLVATYDFSQMIGESRILLATKKLALGYAKVQSNVLLVGETGTGKELFAQSIHRASERCNRPFVAVNCAALPESLLESELFGYVGGSFTGASKTGKMGLFELAHTGTIFLDEISEMSLHLQGRLLRVIEEREIMRIGHDTVIPVDIRIIAATNRSLEELVEKNLFRKDLFYRLDVLRLNIPPLRKRKDDIFLLTKHFLIQYDELNGRSHHMLDPEVIPILKHLTWDGNIRQLRNVCERLSVVVSGTVIKSKDLLTCLGRVDDLKNSGAEYREDEEKQKILEVLSELKQNKAEAARHLGIDRSTLYRKLKKYGLA
- a CDS encoding tripartite tricarboxylate transporter substrate binding protein, with the protein product MKKISVLLVCVLAIAGSLWANGAAEAAVYPDRPIEFVIPGSAGGGSDILGRTITDIIQKYDLVDQTITVVNKGGGASAVSHGYVNAKSDVNYYLLTCNSANMLSMHVNQSMSPKGPFTPIANMALDDILLVARADGEFPDWKSVEEVIKGNPGSLTVGLADDLDAMALALLEENANVDFNTTAYFSSSGEVATALLGGHLDLAILNPVECIGLVEGGRLIGIGSFAPNDMEPPFEATPTFKALGYPKVIMQMSRSVIGPAGMSEEAQQYWSDVMGKVAATDEWKTGYIDRNVLQNQYMNTEDFAQFYSETEKMLLDFAKKLEIL
- a CDS encoding tripartite tricarboxylate transporter TctB family protein: MEIVINLLIFLLAGYWFQQGIAVYKFWGNNQPGSGFIPVLFALVLMGMSLLLLVRAILHRKKDDTKEPQAVSDQDSAKIPLWIRPLIPAGYAVVSIGALVLLGVIPAMFLTSFVWMKWVSKVPLVKSLTISAIVTVFVYLIFVFWLRIPFPRGIFGM
- a CDS encoding tripartite tricarboxylate transporter permease, whose product is MSNWELLLQGFTVAFSFSNATAAFVGALLGILVGAMPGIGAAAGISLLLPMTFKMDPTAGIIMLAGIYYGNMYGGAYSATLLNIPGDTPAVVTAMDGYPLTLKGQAGKSLSTGNIASFIGGTIGIFFLTIFGPLLAEIGLKFGPAEVAALIFLALTSIGWLLGDDPIKGLVAACIGVLLSTIGIDGASGIARYSFGNLNLIGGIAFVPLVIGMFGFSQVLDMMADSKDFSIGGMKKLSIRESMITWAEFKQIFWPSVRSAILGNFVGFLPGAGSTTGSFLAYILEKKIGKHRHEMGSGSINGVAVSEAANNAGAVGSFAPLLSLGIPGSASSAVLLGGLMMWGLRPGPLLFESNPDFVWGLISSMYFGNLLCLVAGMAILPFLVSFLKISKRVMIPIIMVICLVGSYSVGNSVFDMGVMIVAGIIAFYLKQHAFPTSPILLAFVLAPRLEISMRQALGISQGSVWVFFEKPISAGILICTFVLLLFPVIQKVIQAIRSRSK